CGTGACGCCCGTCGGTCTCGATGCGCCCAGTACGTGGGCCGCGATGCTGGAAGGCCAGTCCGGCGTGGGGAAGATCACCCTCTTCGACGCGAGCGAGTTTCCGGTGCAGATCGCGGGCGAGGTGAAGGGCTTCGACGCGACCGGCCGGATCGAGCCCAAGGAGCTGCGGCGCATGGACCGCTATGCGCAGCTCGGACTGGTCGCCGCCCAGGAGGCATTCGCCGATGCCGGGATGACGAAGAACGGCCTGCTCGACGACGTCGGGGTGATCTTCGGCAGCGCCGCGGGCGGGCTTGGCGTCTTCCTCGAACAGCAACGCATCCTCCAGGAGCGCGGGCTCAAGAGGGTCAGCCCCACCTTCATTCAGAACATGCTGACCGACACGGCTTCCGGGCATATCGCGATCGCGCTCGGCCTGCGTGGCCCAAACATGGCGGTGGTTTCGGCCTGCGCTACCGGCAGCGGCGCCGTAGGAGAGGCGTTCGAGACCATCCGCCGCGGCGATGCCGACGCGATCATGACCGGGGGCGCAGAAGCCGTCCTCGTTCCCGTCGTATACGCGGGGTTCTGCGCGATGCGGGCCCTGGCCCAGCATGAGGATCCCACCCAGGCATCCCGCCCGTTCGACAAGGAACGCAACGGCTTCGTGATCTCGGAGGGTGCAGGGGCCCTGCTACTCGAGGAGCTGGAACACGCCCGCCAGCGCGGAGCGCGAATCTACGCGGAGGTGATCGGCTACGGCTCCAGCAACGACGCCTTCGACATGGCGGCGCCGGCAGAAGGCGAAGGCGCCGTGCTGACCATGCAACGGGCTTTGCGCAAGGCCGAGATCGAGCCCGAGCGGGTCGACTACATCAACGCGCACGGCACCGGGACTCCGATGAACGACAAATTCGAGACCGACGCCATCCACCGCGTCTTCGGGAAGCACGCCGACAAGCTCGCGGTCAGCAGCACCAAGTCGATGACCGGCCACATGATGGGCGCCTCGGGCGCAGTCGAGGCGGTGGTGCTGGCGCTGACCATCCGCGACCAGGTGATCGCGCCAACGATCAACTTGCAGACGCCCGATCCCGAGTGTGACCTCGACTACGTTCCGATGCAGGCGCGCCGAGCCGATATCGGCGTCGCGCTGTCGAACTCTTTCGGGCTTGGCGGTCACAACGCGAGCGTGATCTTCTCGCGCTACGCGGCGCGAAGTTGACCGGGCCACATTTTCGCGATTTTTTTGAATACGAATCGAATTCGGGCGTTGTGCTATCATCAGGCCGATTTTGGGGGCGCCTCGGGGCGTTCAGTAGCCAG
This genomic interval from Candidatus Dormiibacterota bacterium contains the following:
- the fabF gene encoding beta-ketoacyl-ACP synthase II produces the protein MGMKRVVVTGVGAVTPVGLDAPSTWAAMLEGQSGVGKITLFDASEFPVQIAGEVKGFDATGRIEPKELRRMDRYAQLGLVAAQEAFADAGMTKNGLLDDVGVIFGSAAGGLGVFLEQQRILQERGLKRVSPTFIQNMLTDTASGHIAIALGLRGPNMAVVSACATGSGAVGEAFETIRRGDADAIMTGGAEAVLVPVVYAGFCAMRALAQHEDPTQASRPFDKERNGFVISEGAGALLLEELEHARQRGARIYAEVIGYGSSNDAFDMAAPAEGEGAVLTMQRALRKAEIEPERVDYINAHGTGTPMNDKFETDAIHRVFGKHADKLAVSSTKSMTGHMMGASGAVEAVVLALTIRDQVIAPTINLQTPDPECDLDYVPMQARRADIGVALSNSFGLGGHNASVIFSRYAARS